The DNA sequence AACGGATCAGGCAGGCCGTACTTTTCACAGACCTGCTGGTAGTACTGGATTTTTCCAGCCAGGTGACCCAGTTGTTCCTGCAAAAGGGTCACCTTGTCCTGCAAAGCCAGATGGTGGTCTCTGAGCATCAGGATGCGCTCTGGTGCGGTGCTCGCGCCAGCATCGTCCAGCAGGGCAAAACGCTTCATGTCTTCCAGGGGCATTCCGGTGTTTTTGAGCAGCTGCAGGAAACGCAAACGGTGTAGGTGCGTTTCCTGGTACCTGCGGTGCCCGCTGCTGTTTTTGGGAACCACACCCAGCAGCCCAAGGTCCTCGTAATACCGCAGGGTGGAAGCCGGGAGTCCCACCACAAGGCACATCTGCTGGATGGAGAAGGTCACTTCGGTTCTGTCGGTGGGGTTCTGGTTCAGGGTCTGGGTCATGGTCTTGACTTCAAGTTTACTTGAAGTTCTACACTTCCCTCAGCAGTCCTGAAACCACAGCAAGACACGGAGGAAAACATGGAACACCGACAACTGGGCAGAACCGGGCTGTTTGTCAGTCCCCTCACGCTGGGAAGCATGCTGTATGGAACGGCCACCGACCAGTAGGAA is a window from the Deinococcus roseus genome containing:
- a CDS encoding MerR family transcriptional regulator, which encodes MTQTLNQNPTDRTEVTFSIQQMCLVVGLPASTLRYYEDLGLLGVVPKNSSGHRRYQETHLHRLRFLQLLKNTGMPLEDMKRFALLDDAGASTAPERILMLRDHHLALQDKVTLLQEQLGHLAGKIQYYQQVCEKYGLPDPLREQADAPPPGL